One window of the Candidatus Jettenia sp. genome contains the following:
- a CDS encoding nucleotide sugar dehydrogenase, whose translation MDDKKVALLKQGKSYIKHIDSSRIMANGSQFSPTSDFSKLSDMDCIIICVPTPLNKNREPDMTYVFGTTRIIAQYLRKGQLIVLESTTYPGTTDEDMRSILEETGLKAGEDFHLAFSPEREDPNRKDFSTSTIPKIVSGYTEKCLAATGALYDSVVVKTIPVSSTKVAEATKLLENIYRAVNIALVNELKMLFDKMGIDVWEVIEAAKTKPFGFQAFYPGPGLGGHCIPIDPFYLTWKAREYEFSTRFIELAGEINTNMPYYVVEKVGQVLNTIGKSLHGSQILVLGTAYKKDVDDQRESPSLRIIQLLKKNGANVIYHDPYVPECRGHRHYPDIDMSSVTLTEEVLKKAHITLLLTDHSLYDYAFIERHAEHIVDTRNAFERNGIKSKKIYKC comes from the coding sequence ATCGATGATAAAAAAGTAGCATTACTAAAACAAGGGAAGAGTTATATCAAACATATCGATAGTTCACGGATCATGGCCAATGGGTCACAATTCTCTCCTACTTCCGATTTCTCGAAACTTTCCGATATGGATTGTATTATCATCTGCGTTCCAACCCCTCTGAATAAAAACCGTGAGCCAGACATGACCTATGTATTCGGCACGACAAGAATCATTGCTCAGTATCTCAGGAAGGGGCAGTTAATCGTTCTTGAGTCAACTACCTATCCGGGTACTACGGATGAGGATATGAGATCGATATTAGAAGAGACGGGTTTAAAGGCGGGTGAAGACTTTCATCTGGCATTCTCTCCTGAAAGAGAAGACCCGAACCGGAAAGATTTTTCTACCTCAACTATTCCAAAGATAGTAAGCGGCTATACAGAAAAATGCCTTGCAGCTACCGGGGCGCTGTATGATTCAGTCGTTGTTAAAACCATACCGGTATCATCAACAAAGGTTGCTGAGGCGACAAAGCTGCTTGAGAATATTTACCGGGCAGTGAATATTGCCCTTGTCAATGAACTTAAGATGCTCTTTGATAAGATGGGGATTGATGTATGGGAGGTAATAGAAGCAGCAAAAACGAAACCTTTCGGGTTCCAGGCCTTCTATCCGGGACCGGGGCTTGGCGGGCATTGTATCCCGATAGACCCGTTTTACCTGACATGGAAGGCAAGGGAATATGAATTCTCAACCAGGTTTATAGAGCTTGCAGGAGAGATAAATACGAATATGCCGTATTATGTCGTTGAGAAGGTCGGACAGGTTTTAAATACCATCGGGAAGTCTTTACATGGTTCTCAAATCCTTGTGTTGGGAACGGCATATAAAAAAGATGTGGATGATCAGAGGGAATCACCATCGTTGCGTATTATCCAGCTCTTAAAGAAAAATGGTGCGAATGTGATATACCATGACCCATACGTTCCCGAGTGCAGGGGGCATCGTCATTATCCTGATATTGATATGAGTTCTGTTACGCTTACCGAGGAGGTTTTAAAAAAGGCGCATATTACACTTCTTTTGACAGACCATTCCCTGTATGACTATGCTTTTATAGAAAGGCATGCAGAACATATTGTGGATACAAGAAATGCATTTGAGAGGAATGGCATAAAGAGTAAAAAGATCTATAAATGTTAA
- a CDS encoding WecB/TagA/CpsF family glycosyltransferase: protein MSKIVQKDKTGTNLNIRKRFNFFGAHIDPLTMEETLGRIDEIIRNRKVTQHVVINVAKLVMMQKDNHLREIINSCGLINVDGQGIVWGAQLMNFYVPERVAGIDLMQDLIKHAAWKGYRVYLLGASEEVIKTVVNVWYTQYPNLEIAGYRNGYFSEREESEIVANIQNSHADILFVAMSSPKKELFLNKYLDSLGVPFTMGVGGSFDVVAGKIKRAPVWMQQIGLEWFFRFLSEPKRMWRRYLVTNTVFAWMLVRALFEKCLLALFRRIML from the coding sequence GTGAGCAAAATAGTACAAAAAGATAAGACAGGGACTAATCTTAATATTCGGAAAAGGTTTAATTTTTTCGGCGCTCATATTGACCCTCTGACTATGGAAGAGACACTTGGGCGGATAGATGAAATAATCAGAAATCGTAAAGTAACCCAACATGTAGTGATAAATGTTGCAAAGTTGGTAATGATGCAAAAAGATAACCATTTACGGGAAATTATTAACTCCTGTGGATTGATAAATGTTGATGGTCAGGGAATTGTGTGGGGAGCGCAGCTGATGAACTTTTATGTGCCGGAACGGGTTGCTGGAATTGACCTGATGCAAGATCTGATAAAGCATGCTGCATGGAAGGGATATAGAGTATATCTTTTAGGCGCTAGCGAAGAAGTTATTAAAACGGTAGTTAACGTGTGGTATACGCAGTATCCTAACCTTGAAATTGCTGGTTATAGGAACGGCTATTTCTCCGAGAGAGAAGAAAGCGAAATTGTTGCAAATATTCAAAATTCTCATGCTGATATACTATTCGTGGCAATGAGTAGTCCTAAAAAAGAATTATTCTTGAATAAATACCTCGATTCTCTTGGAGTGCCCTTTACTATGGGGGTTGGCGGGAGTTTTGACGTTGTAGCAGGGAAGATAAAACGCGCCCCTGTGTGGATGCAACAGATTGGGTTAGAGTGGTTTTTCAGATTCTTGAGTGAGCCCAAAAGAATGTGGAGGAGATACCTGGTGACAAATACCGTCTTTGCCTGGATGCTGGTAAGGGCTTTATTCGAAAAATGTTTATTAGCCTTGTTCAGAAGGATTATGTTGTAA
- the wecB gene encoding UDP-N-acetylglucosamine 2-epimerase (non-hydrolyzing), with protein MKKKFIIVAGARPNFMKIAPLMKELKKYPSIKPVLVHTGQHYDFLMSDVFFKDLGISQADIYLNVGSASHAMQSARIMMAFEEVLLKEKPDLVIVVGDVNSTLACSLVASKMHIRVAHIEAGLRSFDRTMPEEINRVVTDSISDYLFVSEKSGLANLKNEGVKKRKVFFTGNIMIDALLSNMKKINASSVLKNFSLQPGSYAVLTLHRPSNVDSQQALAEIYDIIGSVSQKLKIVYPIHVRTKEKMKLFHMMDKFNNLTNLAMIEPLGYVDFVKLVKESKLVITDSGGIQEETTVLNIPCLTMRENTERPVTIQEGTNILVGRNKRKIISSVNKILQGEKERKKNKIPQFWDGKAAQRIVKVLSAL; from the coding sequence ATGAAAAAAAAATTTATTATTGTCGCCGGGGCAAGACCTAATTTTATGAAGATTGCCCCACTCATGAAGGAATTAAAAAAATATCCATCAATAAAACCCGTTCTCGTCCATACCGGCCAACATTATGATTTCCTGATGTCTGATGTCTTTTTCAAAGACCTGGGCATTTCTCAAGCAGATATCTACTTAAATGTCGGTTCTGCTTCCCATGCTATGCAATCGGCCAGGATTATGATGGCATTTGAGGAGGTTCTTTTAAAAGAAAAACCTGACCTGGTTATTGTTGTCGGTGATGTGAATTCCACGCTGGCCTGTTCTTTGGTTGCTTCCAAGATGCATATCAGAGTTGCCCATATTGAGGCAGGTTTAAGGAGTTTCGACAGAACCATGCCGGAAGAAATTAACAGGGTGGTTACCGATTCAATATCAGACTACCTCTTTGTAAGCGAAAAGAGCGGACTGGCTAATTTGAAAAATGAAGGTGTAAAGAAAAGGAAGGTCTTCTTTACCGGTAATATCATGATCGATGCGTTACTGTCCAATATGAAAAAGATTAACGCATCCTCTGTTCTGAAAAACTTCTCATTGCAGCCCGGGTCTTATGCCGTGCTGACCCTTCACCGTCCGAGTAATGTCGATTCACAGCAAGCCCTTGCAGAAATATACGATATTATCGGGTCGGTATCTCAAAAGCTCAAGATTGTGTATCCTATCCATGTACGGACAAAGGAGAAGATGAAGTTGTTTCATATGATGGATAAATTTAATAACCTGACAAATCTGGCGATGATTGAACCGTTAGGGTATGTAGATTTTGTCAAGTTAGTGAAGGAATCAAAGTTGGTTATTACCGATTCGGGTGGCATTCAGGAAGAGACAACGGTCCTGAATATCCCATGCCTTACCATGAGAGAGAATACGGAACGGCCTGTTACGATACAGGAAGGGACAAATATACTGGTAGGGAGAAATAAGAGAAAGATTATCAGCTCGGTAAACAAAATCTTGCAGGGAGAAAAGGAGCGGAAAAAGAATAAAATTCCTCAGTTTTGGGATGGAAAGGCTGCACAGAGGATTGTGAAGGTTCTATCCGCTCTATAA
- a CDS encoding DUF6516 family protein, translated as MSVIKEYLAQLDKSLNDVPFKLLTNIQSENRGDVALYIKGEIVFADKSELHFKEYFIAIPVLKRLAYSYHYQTHDKRLIFRYDNAEHYTEIETYPHHKHIENEVLPSQNVDIIEVIKEIVISFAK; from the coding sequence ATGTCAGTCATAAAAGAATATCTTGCTCAATTGGATAAGTCTCTCAATGATGTGCCGTTTAAACTCCTTACCAATATTCAGTCGGAAAATAGAGGCGATGTTGCATTGTATATCAAAGGAGAAATTGTATTTGCTGATAAAAGTGAATTGCATTTTAAAGAATACTTTATTGCCATTCCTGTTTTAAAGAGATTGGCCTATTCCTACCATTATCAGACTCATGATAAGAGATTAATTTTTAGATATGATAATGCAGAACACTATACAGAAATTGAAACCTATCCACATCACAAGCATATCGAAAATGAAGTTTTACCTTCTCAAAATGTGGACATTATTGAAGTTATAAAAGAGATAGTAATATCTTTTGCAAAATAG
- a CDS encoding PIN domain-containing protein, with translation MEITLDTHSFIWYLDKSLNNKLSQKALKTIKEAEGLYTIYLPIIVLMEVLYLIEKGRVNVSFHKLLSNLEKSNNYEIVPFDTRLLKIVETIRGLEVHDKLILATARLTGSHLVSNDREIHAKGVKVIW, from the coding sequence ATGGAAATAACTTTAGATACTCACTCCTTTATTTGGTATTTGGATAAAAGCCTGAATAATAAGTTATCTCAAAAGGCATTAAAGACCATTAAAGAGGCTGAGGGTTTATATACCATTTACTTACCAATAATAGTTTTGATGGAAGTACTTTATTTAATAGAAAAGGGGCGTGTTAATGTATCGTTTCATAAGCTCTTATCAAACTTAGAAAAAAGTAACAATTATGAGATAGTTCCCTTCGATACAAGATTGTTAAAAATAGTGGAGACCATAAGAGGATTAGAAGTACACGATAAGTTAATACTCGCAACCGCACGATTAACTGGCAGTCACCTTGTTAGCAATGACAGAGAAATCCATGCCAAAGGGGTTAAAGTTATATGGTGA
- a CDS encoding helix-turn-helix domain-containing protein, with amino-acid sequence MPIQLGELKLYSLKELSKSLGITTFTLRTYIRQGKLRARKMGTKWLVTEDALREYFKETQEIKKEARISLHGITSNSKVTEKDIEEAKGIWK; translated from the coding sequence ATGCCTATTCAATTAGGGGAATTAAAACTTTACTCACTAAAAGAGTTATCAAAGAGTCTGGGTATCACAACGTTTACTTTGAGGACATACATTCGACAGGGAAAGCTCCGGGCAAGGAAAATGGGGACTAAATGGCTTGTGACAGAGGATGCCCTGAGAGAATATTTCAAAGAGACACAGGAGATAAAAAAAGAGGCTCGTATTTCCCTGCACGGAATAACAAGCAATAGTAAAGTAACCGAAAAAGATATTGAAGAAGCAAAAGGCATATGGAAATAA
- a CDS encoding PIN domain-containing protein, with translation MKLFIDTNIFLEVILEQEKSVEAKALLSKTEIYEFFMSDFSLHSLGIILFYRQQYNIFHKFINDMISNAGVIIISLSVNDMEAIIKVSQGFNLDFDDAYQYVTAEKYGLTIVSFDSDFDRTERGRIVPAKVLY, from the coding sequence ATGAAACTATTTATAGATACCAATATCTTTCTTGAAGTAATTTTAGAGCAAGAAAAAAGCGTAGAGGCAAAGGCCTTGCTATCAAAAACTGAGATTTACGAGTTTTTCATGTCAGACTTTTCTTTGCATTCACTGGGAATTATATTATTTTACAGGCAACAATACAATATTTTTCATAAGTTCATAAATGACATGATTTCCAATGCAGGCGTCATAATAATCTCGTTATCTGTTAATGACATGGAAGCCATTATCAAAGTCTCACAAGGTTTTAATCTTGATTTTGATGATGCTTACCAATACGTAACTGCTGAAAAATATGGGCTAACAATAGTTAGTTTTGATTCTGATTTTGATCGTACTGAACGCGGAAGAATAGTACCTGCAAAGGTGTTATACTAA
- a CDS encoding DUF2281 domain-containing protein, protein MKSLDELIKKLPPEYEQEVQDFIEFLLEKKKKKQKGKPTFEWAGALRDLRNQYTSVELQHKISELRSEKL, encoded by the coding sequence ATGAAATCTTTAGATGAATTAATTAAAAAATTACCCCCTGAATATGAGCAAGAGGTACAGGATTTTATTGAATTTCTCCTGGAAAAGAAAAAAAAGAAACAGAAGGGTAAACCTACATTTGAATGGGCCGGTGCGCTCAGGGATTTGAGGAACCAATATACCTCGGTAGAACTTCAACATAAGATTTCAGAGTTAAGGTCTGAAAAGCTATGA
- a CDS encoding heparinase II/III family protein, whose translation MSKINWYINRLTLMSPLEIGYRIKEEIKKIAEKKYFNAIRIDIPEVTLNIHRYTNLKDREKIISFIKENNLLDQNKGKILLEHKFSFFSFDKEFFGKEINWHYDYKNKKESSIIFYKDIDFKDFNRIGNIKYIWEVNRHQHLITLAKIYYLTGDVLYKEEVCSQISSWIESNPYLKGVNWTSSLELAIRLISWSWIWNFLGEIETGLRERWIDCIFKHCKFIDKNLSQYSSANNHLIGEASGLFIASIIWPFERESKIWRDKSYKILVDEIGKQNYDDGVNKEQAISYQQFVLDFFLLAGLLSKKNDIIFPQKYWDHIERMMEYIASMMDVHGNMPNIGDADDGYAIILSDEKNFNSYQSLLATGAVIFNRGDFKRRAGRFDEKSFWLLGIDGYEQFRSIEVKSFTPVKSFYKGGYFILSIYDDTEDEVKAIFDCGPLGYLSIAAHGHSDALSFTLSIGGKKFLVDPGTYSYHTHQEWRDYFKGTSAHNTIRIDGEDQSVSGGNFMWLRKAQVKVIKWESTEGYDFIKSEHNGYSRLKDPVIHWRGIFFNKRKGIFKIIDKINARKSHVIEQFFHFSKDCLVSKIQEREWEIKNDDKGMILKTDNKFNTEIISGSLKPILGWQSERFDVKEEIRTMVNRIEWKGSCVFETLIAIKNTGKANVKKFGFSDMQRVVKNPEDRVWSSVNTSRKN comes from the coding sequence ATGAGCAAAATTAACTGGTATATTAATAGACTGACATTGATGTCTCCATTGGAAATAGGATATCGAATAAAAGAGGAAATCAAAAAGATTGCTGAGAAAAAATACTTTAACGCTATAAGGATAGATATTCCTGAAGTAACGTTAAATATACATCGGTATACAAATTTAAAGGATAGAGAGAAAATTATTTCATTTATAAAAGAGAACAATTTACTGGATCAGAATAAAGGGAAGATACTTTTAGAACATAAATTCTCTTTTTTTTCATTTGATAAGGAATTCTTTGGGAAAGAAATTAACTGGCATTACGACTATAAGAACAAGAAGGAATCATCAATTATTTTTTACAAAGATATTGATTTTAAAGACTTTAACCGTATAGGGAATATCAAATACATCTGGGAAGTGAATAGACATCAACATCTCATTACACTTGCAAAGATATATTACTTAACCGGGGATGTACTATATAAGGAAGAAGTTTGTTCGCAGATAAGTAGCTGGATTGAGAGCAATCCTTACCTTAAAGGGGTAAACTGGACGAGTTCTCTGGAACTTGCTATACGTCTTATTTCCTGGAGCTGGATATGGAATTTTTTAGGAGAAATAGAGACCGGTCTGAGGGAAAGATGGATTGATTGTATTTTTAAACATTGTAAATTCATAGATAAAAATCTTTCACAATATTCGTCAGCAAACAATCACTTAATAGGTGAAGCATCGGGATTATTTATTGCAAGTATCATATGGCCATTTGAGAGGGAATCGAAGATATGGCGAGATAAAAGCTATAAAATACTTGTAGATGAAATAGGGAAACAGAATTACGATGATGGTGTTAATAAAGAACAGGCAATTTCTTATCAGCAATTTGTACTGGATTTTTTTCTTTTGGCAGGGCTCTTAAGCAAAAAAAACGATATAATTTTTCCGCAAAAATACTGGGACCATATTGAAAGAATGATGGAGTATATTGCTTCAATGATGGATGTCCATGGCAATATGCCTAATATTGGCGATGCAGATGATGGATATGCTATTATATTATCAGATGAGAAAAATTTTAATTCATACCAATCACTCCTGGCAACTGGCGCAGTTATATTCAATAGAGGCGATTTTAAGAGAAGGGCAGGGAGGTTTGATGAAAAATCTTTTTGGTTGTTAGGAATTGACGGATATGAGCAATTTAGATCGATAGAGGTGAAAAGTTTTACCCCTGTAAAGAGCTTTTATAAAGGTGGATATTTTATTCTAAGTATTTATGATGATACTGAAGATGAGGTAAAAGCCATATTTGATTGTGGTCCTTTAGGGTATCTCAGCATTGCCGCACACGGCCACAGTGATGCCCTGAGCTTTACCTTATCTATAGGTGGTAAGAAATTTCTTGTTGATCCTGGGACTTACTCCTATCATACACATCAAGAATGGCGAGACTATTTTAAAGGCACATCAGCACATAATACGATACGTATTGATGGAGAAGATCAGTCTGTTTCTGGTGGTAATTTTATGTGGTTAAGAAAGGCACAAGTAAAGGTTATTAAATGGGAATCTACTGAAGGGTATGATTTTATAAAGAGCGAACATAATGGATACAGCCGCCTTAAAGATCCTGTAATTCATTGGAGAGGGATATTTTTTAATAAAAGAAAGGGTATATTTAAGATTATCGATAAAATCAACGCAAGGAAAAGTCATGTTATTGAACAGTTTTTTCATTTTTCTAAGGATTGCCTGGTATCAAAAATACAGGAAAGAGAATGGGAAATAAAGAATGACGATAAGGGAATGATTTTAAAAACTGATAATAAATTTAATACTGAAATTATAAGTGGAAGTTTAAAGCCTATCTTAGGATGGCAATCAGAACGTTTCGATGTCAAGGAAGAAATAAGAACCATGGTAAACAGAATTGAATGGAAAGGGTCTTGTGTTTTTGAGACGCTCATAGCTATCAAAAATACAGGTAAGGCGAATGTTAAAAAATTTGGTTTTTCAGATATGCAGAGAGTTGTGAAGAATCCTGAAGACAGGGTATGGTCATCTGTAAATACCAGCAGGAAGAACTAA
- a CDS encoding heparinase II/III family protein: MGDILCVSIICLLLSGFCYAAEIEQTHPRLISKIPQTKDIFVKSLKKEAKFYIPKREKDIVNKKGREREFVRLYCCLYFLEKNEKYFKKAKKLIDALNNAEDTKDDQQIRTRLQAYAYYYDLCFDKLDDIEKKRIQAKIINHIQWLDDNKYLKTNNFGGGHHFCANISALIGLLAIYHEEPACKEIFRVIEKNMKEGFLPFYKYLAEQDGGFHMWWEYSRYYIFWTCECFDVWRNATGEDLFRKNKWLENTFYFLLYGLRDDLTCWGTGDNHARGTGWIHRAIFEKIASEYRNGYAKYSANKLEKERKGWPGIDELVYDLLWKDDTVKPVSFENLPLVKAFERVGAYVFREGWKGDNVIALFKCTPIYFFNHSHRDANSFEIWYKGDLAIDSGYYDWYGSPHWFNYYIRSIAHNTVLIYDPNEIITTWDKVKSNDGGQRFSQWHHEQPYNVEDLKRKAFHVTDSQLLEDNEDYALAVGDATRAYSPHKCGQFKRYFVFLKRIENWKHPIIVVFDKVISTKQEYAKTWLLHSINKPKIEDNLITIVNDGGKLWCYVVQPDDFDIRLVGGKGREFEVNGINYPPDTTKKDDVEKWSGSWRVELRENPPQKETHYLNVLIPGEKSKANPPVVKKILNGVRIENWEVIYKDNELKVIKIASHEQN, from the coding sequence ATGGGAGATATTTTATGTGTTTCGATAATTTGTCTTTTATTATCTGGATTCTGCTACGCCGCAGAAATAGAACAGACACATCCCCGCCTTATATCGAAAATACCACAAACAAAAGATATCTTTGTAAAATCTTTAAAAAAGGAAGCTAAGTTTTATATACCAAAGAGGGAAAAAGATATTGTAAATAAAAAAGGCAGGGAAAGGGAATTTGTAAGACTGTATTGTTGTCTGTATTTTTTAGAAAAGAATGAAAAGTATTTCAAAAAAGCAAAAAAACTCATAGATGCTTTAAATAATGCTGAGGATACTAAAGACGACCAACAAATAAGAACAAGATTGCAAGCATATGCTTATTATTATGATTTATGCTTTGACAAACTTGACGATATTGAAAAGAAAAGAATTCAGGCAAAAATTATCAATCATATTCAATGGTTAGATGATAATAAATATCTAAAGACGAATAATTTTGGCGGTGGGCACCATTTTTGTGCGAACATTAGTGCGCTTATAGGTTTACTAGCAATTTATCACGAAGAACCTGCCTGCAAAGAAATATTCCGAGTCATTGAAAAAAACATGAAAGAAGGTTTTCTGCCTTTCTACAAATATCTTGCCGAACAAGACGGTGGTTTTCATATGTGGTGGGAATACAGTAGGTATTATATTTTTTGGACATGTGAGTGTTTTGATGTATGGAGGAATGCTACAGGAGAAGATTTATTTCGAAAAAATAAATGGTTAGAGAATACCTTTTATTTTTTACTGTATGGATTAAGAGATGACCTGACATGCTGGGGTACAGGCGACAATCATGCAAGAGGTACAGGATGGATACACAGGGCGATTTTTGAAAAAATAGCCAGTGAATACAGGAACGGTTATGCAAAATATAGTGCTAATAAGCTTGAAAAAGAAAGAAAAGGGTGGCCCGGAATTGACGAGCTAGTGTATGACTTGTTGTGGAAGGATGATACGGTAAAGCCTGTTTCCTTTGAAAATCTACCGCTAGTCAAAGCATTTGAGAGGGTAGGGGCGTATGTATTCCGTGAAGGATGGAAAGGAGATAATGTTATAGCACTATTTAAGTGTACCCCTATATACTTCTTCAACCATTCCCACCGTGATGCAAATAGCTTTGAAATCTGGTACAAGGGAGATCTTGCTATTGATAGTGGATATTACGATTGGTATGGTTCCCCCCACTGGTTTAATTACTATATCCGGTCCATAGCACACAATACTGTCCTGATATATGATCCAAATGAAATAATTACCACATGGGATAAAGTAAAGTCTAATGATGGTGGTCAACGGTTCAGTCAATGGCATCATGAACAACCTTATAATGTAGAGGACTTGAAAAGGAAGGCATTTCATGTTACAGATTCACAGCTATTGGAAGATAACGAAGACTATGCCCTTGCAGTAGGTGATGCCACCCGTGCATATAGTCCACATAAATGCGGGCAATTTAAGAGATACTTTGTATTTCTTAAAAGAATTGAGAATTGGAAACATCCAATTATCGTGGTATTTGATAAGGTTATTTCAACAAAGCAAGAGTATGCGAAGACATGGCTGCTCCATTCAATAAATAAGCCAAAGATAGAGGATAATCTTATAACAATTGTTAACGATGGTGGGAAACTCTGGTGTTATGTTGTACAACCTGATGATTTTGATATTCGGCTCGTGGGTGGTAAAGGTCGTGAATTTGAGGTGAATGGAATAAATTACCCGCCTGATACAACAAAGAAAGATGATGTAGAAAAATGGTCTGGCTCCTGGCGGGTTGAATTAAGAGAAAACCCCCCTCAGAAAGAAACCCATTACTTAAATGTTTTAATACCAGGAGAAAAAAGTAAAGCCAATCCACCAGTAGTCAAAAAGATTCTGAATGGGGTGCGTATAGAAAATTGGGAAGTGATTTATAAAGACAATGAATTAAAGGTGATTAAAATCGCAAGTCATGAGCAAAATTAA
- a CDS encoding glycosyltransferase family 4 protein — protein sequence MKKRILMIGPGREAKGGIASVINVYFDSYLSEKYNIVYISSYVDGSKIKKLFQFVKSLVRFFYRSLSSKVDIIHIHSASRASFYRKSCFVLFSKLLRKKVIFHIHGAEFNIFYHKESSLIKKMFIRNIMYLADIIIALSSSWSEDFEKIISDKQKIKVVSNSVGLPNYCREYTDKNNVNILFMGRLEKRKGVYDLVEIADYLISKKRGIIFTLCGDGDINKIRELVIKKGLIKFFEIPGWIKNKDKYFKKADIYVLPSYNEGLPMSVLEAASYGLPVVSTPAGGISEIIEDGNNGFIVRPGDREALKERILQLANSVELRKNMGEKALKIIKERYEMNKTIKQLDNVYQEILN from the coding sequence ATGAAAAAACGTATACTTATGATCGGTCCAGGAAGAGAAGCCAAAGGTGGTATTGCTTCTGTAATTAATGTTTATTTCGATTCATATTTATCCGAGAAATACAATATAGTTTATATCTCTAGTTATGTTGATGGCAGTAAAATAAAAAAACTTTTCCAATTTGTCAAATCCTTAGTACGTTTCTTTTATCGTAGCTTATCCTCAAAGGTAGATATCATCCATATACATAGCGCTTCTAGGGCGAGTTTTTATAGAAAAAGTTGTTTTGTTTTATTTTCTAAGTTGTTAAGAAAAAAAGTTATTTTTCATATCCATGGTGCGGAGTTTAATATTTTTTATCATAAAGAAAGCAGTCTTATTAAAAAGATGTTCATTCGAAATATTATGTATTTAGCTGATATAATAATTGCACTTTCTTCAAGTTGGAGTGAGGATTTTGAAAAGATTATAAGTGATAAACAGAAAATAAAGGTAGTTTCAAATTCTGTTGGACTGCCAAATTATTGTCGTGAGTATACAGATAAAAATAATGTAAACATACTTTTCATGGGAAGGTTAGAGAAGAGAAAAGGGGTATATGATTTAGTAGAAATCGCAGATTACTTAATATCAAAAAAAAGGGGTATCATATTTACCCTTTGCGGTGATGGTGACATAAACAAAATAAGGGAATTAGTCATTAAAAAAGGCCTTATAAAATTCTTCGAAATTCCTGGTTGGATTAAAAATAAAGATAAGTATTTCAAAAAGGCGGATATTTATGTTCTCCCTTCATATAACGAAGGATTACCTATGTCAGTTCTTGAGGCGGCAAGTTATGGTTTGCCTGTTGTTTCTACTCCTGCAGGTGGAATAAGTGAGATTATAGAAGACGGTAATAATGGATTTATCGTTAGGCCCGGTGATAGGGAAGCCTTAAAAGAAAGAATTCTTCAACTAGCTAATTCGGTTGAATTAAGGAAAAACATGGGAGAAAAGGCATTAAAAATAATAAAAGAACGGTATGAAATGAATAAAACGATAAAGCAACTGGATAATGTTTACCAGGAGATTTTGAATTGA